In Macadamia integrifolia cultivar HAES 741 chromosome 1, SCU_Mint_v3, whole genome shotgun sequence, a single window of DNA contains:
- the LOC122086015 gene encoding alcohol dehydrogenase 1 isoform X1 codes for MGFGFLQSSINLKDLETAVAWEAGKPLSIEEVEVAPPQAMEVRLKILYTSLCHTDVYFWEAKGQNPLFPRIYGHEAGGIVESVGEGVTDLKPGDHVLPVFTGECKECAHCKSEESNMCNLLRINTDRGVMISDGQSRFSKNGKPIYHFVGTSTFSEYTVCHVGSVAKINPLAPLDKVCVLSCGISTGFGATVNVAKPTKGSTVAVFGLGAVGLAAAEGARISGASRIIGVDMNSNRFHEAKKFGVTEFVNPKDYEKPVQEVIAEMTDGGVDRSIECTGNIDAMISAFECVHDGWGVAVLVGVPHKDAVFKTHPMNLLNERTLKGTFFGNYKPRSDLPSVVEKYMNKELELEKFITHEVPFSEINKAFEYMLKGEGLRCIIRMEE; via the exons ATGGGTTTCGGTTTTCTGCAATCATCAATCAATCTAAAAGATCTTGAAA CTGCGGTGGCATGGGAAGCAGGGAAGCCATTGTCCATTGAGGAAGTGGAGGTGGCACCACCTCAAGCAATGGAAGTTCGTCTGAAGATCCTCTATACCTCCCTGTGCCACACTGATGTCTACTTCTGGGAGGCCAAG GGACAGAATCCTCTGTTTCCTCGTATCTATGGCCATGAGGCAGGAGG gaTTGTGGAGAGTGTGGGAGAAGGTGTGACTGATTTGAAACCAGGAGACCATGTCCTCCCCGTGTTTACAGGAGAATGCAAGGAGTGTGCCCACTGCAAATCAGAGGAGAGTAATATGTGCAACCTTCTCAGGATAAACACAGATAGGGGTGTGATGATTAGTGATGGGCAGTCGAGGTTCTCCAAAAATGGAAAACCCATCTACCACTTTGTGGGAACTTCCACTTTCAGTGAATACACCGTGTGCCATGTTGGATCTGTCGCGAAGATCAACCCCTTGGCACCTCTTGATAAAGTCTGTGTTCTCAGTTGTGGAATCTCCACAG GTTTTGGTGCCACTGTGAATGTTGCAAAACCTACTAAGGGTTCAACAGTAGCTGTTTTTGGATTGGGAGCTGTAGGCCTCGCT GCTGCTGAAGGGGCCAGGATTTCTGGTGCTTCAAGGATTATTGGTGTTGATATGAACTCCAACAGATTCCACGAAG CAAAGAAGTTTGGTGTCACAGAGTTTGTGAACCCTAAAGACTATGAGAAACCAGTTCAAGAG GTAATTGCTGAGATGACTGATGGAGGAGTTGATCGGAGCATCGAATGCACTGGAAACATTGATGCCATGATCTCTGCTTTTGAATGTGTCCATGAT GGTTGGGGAGTGGCTGTTCTTGTGGGTGTTCCACACAAAGATGCTGTTTTCAAGACCCATCCCATGAACCTATTGAATGAAAGAACTCTCAAGGGAACCTTCTTCGGGAACTACAAACCGCGCTCTGATCTTCCTTCTGTTGTTGAAAAGTACATGAATAAG GAACTTGAACTAGAGAAATTCATTACACATGAAGTCCCATTCTCAGAGATCAACAAGGCCTTTGAATATATGCTTAAAGGAGAAGGTCTTAGATGCATCATCCGAATGGAAGAATAA
- the LOC122086015 gene encoding alcohol dehydrogenase 2 isoform X2, with product MLSTTGKVIRCRAAVAWEAGKPLSIEEVEVAPPQAMEVRLKILYTSLCHTDVYFWEAKGQNPLFPRIYGHEAGGIVESVGEGVTDLKPGDHVLPVFTGECKECAHCKSEESNMCNLLRINTDRGVMISDGQSRFSKNGKPIYHFVGTSTFSEYTVCHVGSVAKINPLAPLDKVCVLSCGISTGFGATVNVAKPTKGSTVAVFGLGAVGLAAAEGARISGASRIIGVDMNSNRFHEAKKFGVTEFVNPKDYEKPVQEVIAEMTDGGVDRSIECTGNIDAMISAFECVHDGWGVAVLVGVPHKDAVFKTHPMNLLNERTLKGTFFGNYKPRSDLPSVVEKYMNKELELEKFITHEVPFSEINKAFEYMLKGEGLRCIIRMEE from the exons atgttGAGCACTACTGGGAAGGTGATACGTTGCAGAG CTGCGGTGGCATGGGAAGCAGGGAAGCCATTGTCCATTGAGGAAGTGGAGGTGGCACCACCTCAAGCAATGGAAGTTCGTCTGAAGATCCTCTATACCTCCCTGTGCCACACTGATGTCTACTTCTGGGAGGCCAAG GGACAGAATCCTCTGTTTCCTCGTATCTATGGCCATGAGGCAGGAGG gaTTGTGGAGAGTGTGGGAGAAGGTGTGACTGATTTGAAACCAGGAGACCATGTCCTCCCCGTGTTTACAGGAGAATGCAAGGAGTGTGCCCACTGCAAATCAGAGGAGAGTAATATGTGCAACCTTCTCAGGATAAACACAGATAGGGGTGTGATGATTAGTGATGGGCAGTCGAGGTTCTCCAAAAATGGAAAACCCATCTACCACTTTGTGGGAACTTCCACTTTCAGTGAATACACCGTGTGCCATGTTGGATCTGTCGCGAAGATCAACCCCTTGGCACCTCTTGATAAAGTCTGTGTTCTCAGTTGTGGAATCTCCACAG GTTTTGGTGCCACTGTGAATGTTGCAAAACCTACTAAGGGTTCAACAGTAGCTGTTTTTGGATTGGGAGCTGTAGGCCTCGCT GCTGCTGAAGGGGCCAGGATTTCTGGTGCTTCAAGGATTATTGGTGTTGATATGAACTCCAACAGATTCCACGAAG CAAAGAAGTTTGGTGTCACAGAGTTTGTGAACCCTAAAGACTATGAGAAACCAGTTCAAGAG GTAATTGCTGAGATGACTGATGGAGGAGTTGATCGGAGCATCGAATGCACTGGAAACATTGATGCCATGATCTCTGCTTTTGAATGTGTCCATGAT GGTTGGGGAGTGGCTGTTCTTGTGGGTGTTCCACACAAAGATGCTGTTTTCAAGACCCATCCCATGAACCTATTGAATGAAAGAACTCTCAAGGGAACCTTCTTCGGGAACTACAAACCGCGCTCTGATCTTCCTTCTGTTGTTGAAAAGTACATGAATAAG GAACTTGAACTAGAGAAATTCATTACACATGAAGTCCCATTCTCAGAGATCAACAAGGCCTTTGAATATATGCTTAAAGGAGAAGGTCTTAGATGCATCATCCGAATGGAAGAATAA
- the LOC122084402 gene encoding uncharacterized protein LOC122084402 — protein MSVARQAKNKKRKEQNEVLTWQQKKMIMDEEEELIKREVEELNTWANMIEAMDDNQLREYIKNRPEDMQTSTAKTGKVAPTKRVRKSTGKPKGSTYSRGLLAVVMKYHKEEDDEEAPKKKN, from the exons ATGTCAGTTGCAAGACAAGCTAAGaacaagaagaggaaagaacaaaatgaaGTGCTTACATGgcagcagaagaagatgatcatggatgaggaagaagagctGATAAAAAGAGAAGTGGAAGAACTTAACACATGG GCTAATATGATCGAAGCTATGGATGATAACCAATTGAGGGAATATATAAAGAACAGACCAGAAGACATGCAGACTAGTACTGCGAAAACTGGGAAAGTAGCACCAACCAAAAGA GTACGAAAGAGTACTGGGAAGCCTAAAGGTTCTACTTATTCCAGAGGACTGTTGGCTGTAGTTATGAAGTAccataaagaagaagatgatgaagaagctccaaaaaaaaaaaattag